From a region of the Methanolobus tindarius DSM 2278 genome:
- the mcrC gene encoding methyl-coenzyme M reductase I operon protein C, which yields MFDRETQVVDCRHGMGLGRGGGLAQRGTLSETGRPDVIAVAMSPGRRHITKPVCELTYGMRREEIQVSVLVLNTGSGVPDTNMGSGSFGISPEEIAQINRHKVAVIHTGNIRDHVVRKVKAILEQADIPAVVVCQTLVDFEDFAMAGVRTRLVKPKDSDILAKGRVMEIVTGVTRGESCSREKLNELVKAVKTTMRSLEN from the coding sequence ATGTTTGACCGGGAAACACAGGTTGTAGATTGCAGACACGGAATGGGTCTTGGCCGTGGAGGAGGACTTGCACAGCGCGGTACTCTTTCAGAAACCGGAAGACCTGATGTCATAGCAGTTGCAATGAGCCCGGGAAGAAGACATATCACAAAACCAGTATGTGAACTCACATATGGCATGCGCCGTGAGGAAATTCAGGTTAGTGTGCTTGTGCTTAACACCGGTTCAGGTGTTCCGGACACAAATATGGGTTCCGGTTCCTTTGGAATTAGTCCTGAGGAAATAGCACAGATCAACAGGCACAAAGTTGCTGTGATCCACACAGGAAATATCAGGGACCACGTGGTCAGAAAAGTAAAGGCAATTCTTGAGCAGGCCGATATTCCTGCAGTAGTTGTTTGCCAGACCCTCGTTGATTTCGAGGATTTCGCAATGGCAGGAGTTAGAACACGGCTTGTTAAACCTAAAGATAGTGATATTTTGGCAAAAGGAAGGGTAATGGAAATTGTGACAGGAGTTACACGAGGCGAATCATGTTCAAGGGAAAAACTGAACGAACTCGTGAAAGCCGTGAAAACCACAATGAGATCATTAGAGAATTAG
- the mcrB gene encoding coenzyme-B sulfoethylthiotransferase subunit beta: MSDKIDIYDDRGKLLESGVDLTAIAPTRNAAIQNIIKDTKRTVAVNLAGIDKALKTGSMGGAKKQILGRELDYDIVGNSGAICDAVKKLIQVSDDDDTAVTELSGGKQLLVQIPSVRTQIGADFVSASTVTGAAVVQTIIDMFNTDMFDAPIVKSAVWGSYPQTMDMKGANIASILSIPQNNEGLGYSLRNITTNHVAAITGKKAMNAAALSSIFEQVGMYEMGNAVGPFERHQLLGLAYQGLNAGNYVYDIVKENGKDGTIGTVIQSTVDRALEAGIISVDKTAPSGYNFYKANDVSMWNACAAAGQLAATMVNVGAGRAAQNVSSTILYYNDILEKETGLPGTDMGRAQGTAVGFSFFSHSIYGGGGPGIFNGNHVVTRHSRGFAIPCVCAAVSLDAGTQMTTIEKTSTLVGNVFGSIPEFKEPIKAVAGAL, encoded by the coding sequence GTGTCTGATAAAATAGACATTTACGACGACAGAGGTAAACTGTTGGAAAGCGGCGTTGATCTTACAGCTATTGCGCCAACTAGAAACGCAGCGATTCAAAACATCATCAAAGATACAAAGAGGACAGTTGCTGTAAACCTCGCAGGTATCGACAAAGCACTCAAGACAGGTTCTATGGGTGGAGCTAAAAAGCAGATCCTTGGTAGAGAACTTGACTACGACATTGTAGGCAACTCAGGTGCTATCTGTGATGCAGTAAAGAAGCTCATTCAGGTCAGCGATGATGACGACACAGCAGTAACAGAACTTAGTGGTGGAAAGCAGCTTCTTGTCCAGATCCCAAGCGTAAGGACACAGATAGGTGCTGACTTCGTATCTGCAAGTACCGTAACAGGTGCAGCAGTCGTACAGACCATCATTGACATGTTCAACACTGACATGTTCGATGCACCAATCGTAAAGTCCGCTGTATGGGGAAGCTACCCACAGACAATGGACATGAAGGGCGCAAACATTGCATCAATTCTCAGCATTCCACAGAACAACGAAGGTCTTGGTTACTCCCTGAGAAACATCACAACAAACCACGTAGCAGCAATCACTGGCAAGAAGGCAATGAATGCAGCAGCACTCTCATCAATCTTCGAGCAGGTAGGTATGTACGAGATGGGTAACGCTGTAGGACCATTCGAGAGACACCAGTTACTCGGTCTTGCATACCAGGGTCTTAACGCAGGCAACTACGTTTACGACATTGTAAAAGAGAACGGAAAGGACGGTACAATCGGTACTGTTATTCAGTCAACAGTTGACAGAGCTCTTGAAGCAGGTATCATCTCAGTCGACAAGACAGCTCCATCCGGATACAACTTCTACAAGGCAAACGATGTTTCAATGTGGAACGCATGCGCAGCAGCAGGTCAGCTTGCAGCAACTATGGTAAACGTAGGAGCAGGAAGAGCAGCTCAGAACGTATCATCAACCATCCTCTACTACAACGACATACTTGAGAAGGAAACAGGTCTTCCAGGTACAGACATGGGTAGAGCACAGGGTACTGCAGTAGGATTCTCATTCTTCAGTCACTCCATCTATGGTGGCGGTGGACCAGGTATCTTCAACGGTAACCACGTTGTAACCAGGCACTCCAGAGGTTTCGCAATTCCTTGTGTATGTGCAGCAGTCTCACTTGACGCTGGTACACAGATGACAACCATCGAGAAGACCTCCACACTTGTCGGTAATGTATTCGGGTCAATCCCAGAATTCAAGGAGCCAATCAAGGCAGTGGCAGGTGCACTCTAA
- the mcrD gene encoding methyl-coenzyme M reductase operon protein D has product MSDTFSEANYVQLEIFPSRLLKPETAQNLLSEIAEVEGIIRLFVHGPRLPQTVPYGPATGMPVNHPGNAVIEVAGQAIELAVSVGSIRMEVVDVDVKEQVREVCEKVLTVPFEFREGRFIPTRQTVSDYARRGPNADPLMTGMTDPKGKLKNNPICILKPDDME; this is encoded by the coding sequence ATGTCCGATACTTTTTCAGAAGCAAACTATGTGCAGCTTGAAATATTCCCTTCAAGGCTGCTCAAACCCGAAACAGCCCAGAACTTACTCAGTGAGATCGCTGAAGTAGAAGGAATTATCAGGCTGTTTGTCCATGGCCCAAGACTTCCCCAGACCGTTCCTTACGGACCTGCCACAGGAATGCCTGTGAACCATCCTGGGAATGCTGTAATCGAGGTTGCAGGTCAGGCAATAGAACTTGCCGTATCCGTTGGCAGCATCCGTATGGAAGTTGTAGACGTAGATGTAAAAGAGCAGGTCAGGGAAGTTTGTGAAAAAGTTCTCACAGTTCCTTTCGAATTCAGGGAAGGACGCTTCATTCCTACGAGGCAGACAGTCAGTGACTATGCAAGACGTGGCCCAAATGCTGACCCCCTCATGACCGGAATGACCGACCCGAAAGGAAAACTGAAGAATAATCCAATATGTATCCTAAAACCTGACGATATGGAATGA
- a CDS encoding DNA polymerase II large subunit, with the protein MGEIVVSDAMRDYFEELESNLHKEIEIANRARSRGRDPKPHIEIPLAKDLADRVENLIGVKGVAEQIRIFDETMSREEGALAIGKAVAEGVVGEFDSKEEAIEAAIRVSVAMLTEGVVAAPIEGIDKVTLGKNDDGSEYIRIFYSGPIRSAGGTAQALSVLVGDYVRRAVGIERYKPRKEEVERYVEEILLYRRVATLQYTPSEDEIRLIVDNCPICIDGEPTEAEEVEGYRNLDRIETNRVRGGMCLVLAEGLALKAPKVLKHVNKLEMDGWDWLNTLIAGAKSSGDDEGGFVGVKPKDKYLRDLIAGRPVFSHPMRPGGFRLRYGRSRNTSFAAAGISPASMYIMDSFIVSGTQLKVERPGKAAGMAPVDSLEGPTVRLKSGDLIRVDDEQEAIEIHPEVEAIIDIGEILINYGDFLENNHPLVPSSYCFEWWIQEFEKAVENLPYTRDELKNPSQELALDLCEKYNIPLHPAHTHLWHDISVQEYEKLSTFISENGVLSHDSKILELPLNLTTDSGIKTILEHLLVLHKINDEKIIIENPLPFIRCMGLDSELKKKWNSLPEELTETVQVVNELSGLIVRERAPIRIGARMGRPEKSNKRKMSPAPHVLFPIGDSAGNTRKMEAAAGYISSMNSKVGQIRVEIGNRVCPACGMDTFLYRCDCGEFTVPKLFCPRCGISAQKEECPKCGSKTTCVKMQNINFKEIYQAAFAKVGERENIEVKGVKRMMSGTMTPEPLEKGILRAKHDLYTFKDGTVRYDMSDIPLTHIRADELGIKVEKLIGIGYTEDIYGNKLERDDQVVCLKVQDLVVSYDCGQYLLRTTKYIDDLLEKYYGEEPYYKAEKLEDLVGVMLMGLAPHTSAGVLGRLVGFTKASVGYAHPFFHAAKRRNCDGDEDCVMLLMDGLINFSRDYLPEKRGGKMDAPLVLTTRLDPSEVDKEAHNIDVCDHYPLEFYEATQSYTNPKELESTFDLISARLGTPDQYEHFMYTHDTTDIAAGPLNSAYKTLGSMVEKMDAQLALADKIRAVDASDVAERVLISHFLPDMFGNLRAFSRQGTRCLKCAAKFRRPPLTGICPKCGGRVILTVHEGAVKKYLKVSKKVAHEYNVSSYTKQRIELLGLDMQSLFENDKSKQTGLLEFM; encoded by the coding sequence ATGGGTGAGATTGTAGTAAGCGATGCCATGAGAGATTATTTTGAAGAGCTTGAGTCCAATCTCCACAAAGAAATAGAAATTGCCAACCGTGCACGTTCCAGAGGCAGGGACCCAAAGCCACACATCGAAATTCCCCTTGCAAAAGACCTTGCCGACAGGGTGGAGAATCTCATAGGTGTAAAAGGTGTTGCAGAGCAGATACGCATATTTGACGAGACCATGTCACGTGAAGAAGGCGCTCTGGCCATAGGAAAAGCTGTTGCAGAAGGCGTCGTAGGTGAGTTTGATTCAAAGGAAGAAGCAATCGAAGCCGCCATTCGTGTATCCGTTGCAATGCTCACAGAAGGCGTGGTAGCTGCTCCGATTGAGGGAATCGATAAGGTAACCCTTGGAAAAAACGATGACGGAAGCGAATACATCAGGATCTTTTATTCAGGACCAATACGCAGTGCAGGAGGTACAGCCCAGGCATTGTCCGTTCTCGTTGGAGATTATGTTCGTCGTGCCGTGGGAATTGAAAGATATAAGCCGCGAAAGGAAGAAGTCGAAAGATACGTGGAAGAAATCCTGCTTTACAGGCGTGTTGCAACTTTGCAGTATACGCCCTCAGAAGACGAAATCAGGCTTATTGTAGATAATTGCCCGATATGCATTGATGGTGAACCCACTGAAGCTGAGGAAGTTGAAGGTTACAGGAACCTTGACAGGATAGAAACAAACAGGGTACGTGGTGGTATGTGTCTTGTGCTTGCAGAAGGTCTGGCGCTGAAAGCTCCAAAAGTCCTGAAGCATGTCAATAAACTTGAAATGGACGGCTGGGATTGGCTCAATACACTTATAGCCGGAGCAAAAAGTTCAGGTGACGATGAAGGTGGTTTTGTAGGTGTCAAACCCAAAGATAAGTATTTACGTGACCTGATTGCAGGAAGACCCGTATTCTCACACCCCATGCGGCCTGGTGGTTTCAGGCTCCGTTATGGCAGGTCAAGAAACACATCCTTTGCCGCAGCAGGAATCAGTCCTGCCAGCATGTATATAATGGACAGCTTCATCGTATCAGGCACACAACTTAAAGTTGAGAGACCCGGTAAAGCCGCTGGAATGGCACCAGTTGACAGCCTGGAAGGACCAACTGTCAGACTGAAATCTGGTGATTTAATAAGAGTTGATGATGAGCAGGAAGCTATTGAAATCCATCCTGAAGTTGAAGCCATAATTGATATTGGCGAGATTCTTATCAACTACGGTGACTTCCTGGAGAACAACCATCCGCTTGTACCTTCTTCTTATTGTTTTGAATGGTGGATACAGGAATTTGAAAAAGCGGTCGAAAATCTGCCCTACACAAGGGATGAACTTAAAAATCCGTCACAGGAACTTGCATTGGATTTATGCGAAAAATACAATATCCCACTTCATCCTGCACATACTCATCTCTGGCATGACATATCTGTGCAGGAATACGAAAAACTTTCAACATTCATATCCGAGAATGGAGTTCTTTCACATGACTCAAAAATACTTGAACTTCCACTCAATCTAACTACAGATTCCGGAATTAAAACAATCCTTGAACATCTCCTTGTTCTTCATAAAATAAATGACGAGAAGATAATAATCGAAAATCCTTTACCATTTATCAGATGCATGGGACTGGACAGCGAACTGAAAAAAAAATGGAATTCTTTGCCGGAAGAACTTACAGAAACTGTGCAGGTAGTCAATGAACTCAGCGGTCTTATTGTAAGGGAGCGCGCACCAATACGAATCGGAGCCAGGATGGGACGTCCTGAAAAATCCAATAAAAGAAAAATGTCTCCTGCTCCTCATGTGTTGTTCCCAATCGGGGATTCTGCCGGAAATACGCGTAAGATGGAGGCAGCAGCTGGATATATTTCCTCAATGAACAGCAAAGTCGGACAGATACGTGTTGAAATAGGTAACAGAGTATGCCCGGCCTGCGGAATGGACACTTTCCTTTATCGCTGTGACTGCGGTGAGTTTACCGTACCAAAACTATTCTGTCCAAGATGTGGAATTTCAGCACAGAAAGAAGAATGCCCGAAATGTGGTTCAAAGACCACATGCGTGAAAATGCAGAATATAAATTTTAAGGAAATTTATCAGGCAGCCTTTGCAAAAGTCGGTGAGCGTGAGAACATCGAAGTGAAAGGTGTCAAGAGAATGATGTCAGGAACCATGACTCCGGAACCTCTTGAAAAAGGAATTCTTCGGGCAAAACATGACCTTTATACCTTCAAGGACGGAACTGTCAGGTACGATATGTCCGATATTCCGCTTACACATATCAGAGCCGATGAGCTGGGAATTAAAGTTGAAAAATTAATTGGAATCGGGTATACAGAAGACATCTACGGAAATAAACTGGAAAGGGACGATCAGGTTGTCTGTCTTAAAGTTCAGGATCTTGTAGTCTCCTATGATTGTGGACAATACCTTTTGAGAACAACGAAATATATTGATGACCTGCTTGAGAAATACTATGGAGAGGAACCATATTACAAAGCAGAGAAGCTTGAGGATCTTGTTGGAGTTATGCTTATGGGACTTGCACCCCACACTTCTGCAGGTGTTCTTGGAAGACTTGTTGGTTTTACAAAAGCATCTGTTGGCTATGCACATCCATTCTTCCATGCAGCTAAAAGAAGAAACTGTGACGGGGATGAAGACTGTGTCATGCTGCTGATGGATGGTCTCATTAATTTCTCAAGGGACTACTTGCCAGAGAAAAGGGGAGGTAAGATGGATGCACCTCTTGTACTTACCACACGCCTAGACCCCAGTGAGGTTGACAAGGAAGCACACAATATAGACGTGTGTGATCACTATCCACTGGAATTCTATGAAGCTACACAGAGTTATACAAATCCAAAGGAACTTGAATCCACTTTTGACCTTATAAGTGCAAGGCTTGGAACTCCTGACCAGTACGAGCACTTTATGTACACCCATGATACGACCGATATTGCTGCAGGTCCGCTTAACAGCGCTTACAAGACACTGGGAAGCATGGTGGAGAAAATGGATGCACAGCTTGCCCTTGCAGATAAAATCCGTGCAGTTGATGCTTCTGATGTGGCTGAAAGGGTTCTTATTTCACACTTCCTGCCAGATATGTTCGGTAATCTAAGGGCGTTTTCAAGACAGGGGACCCGATGTCTAAAATGCGCTGCTAAATTCCGCAGGCCGCCTCTTACGGGAATTTGTCCGAAATGCGGAGGAAGGGTCATACTTACGGTTCATGAAGGTGCTGTGAAAAAGTATCTTAAGGTCTCAAAGAAAGTCGCTCATGAATACAATGTTTCCAGTTATACAAAACAGAGAATAGAACTGCTGGGCCTGGACATGCAGTCACTCTTTGAAAATGATAAATCAAAACAGACCGGACTGCTGGAATTCATGTGA
- the mmp10 gene encoding methyl coenzyme M reductase-arginine methyltransferase Mmp10 (Mmp10 (methanogenesis marker protein 10) is a cobalamin-requiring radical SAM methyltransferase that creates the methylarginine modification to methyl coenzyme M reductase.) encodes MEITADVGGNPGIDCKGFCTYCYFKKVKETPPFGCKYCFPFKKGCDYCTRGVRESYSGFKPGQYVFQDLYQRLMMAGDDIEKITISGGGDVSCYPDLMELVANIAQFGLPIHLGYTSGKGFSNGDEAEFFIEYGVTEVSFTVFATDPELRRKYMRDPEPEAALQVLRQFCQHCDVYAAIVLIPGVNDGEVLDKTLSDLEEMGAKGAILMRFANKTEEGLILNNAPVMEGIETHSIEEFVNIVRNADSKYNLRITGTPLEDPLIGSPYAIRNEPEALARLPEMRKDVTILSSRASKDRLQEVFTKLGSAVNVVAVDKDIGCLITIEDVEKLDLADVKETVIIPGRAFVHDPEVTSVLSRDGVSRFVRRGPEMLTYDGEMSIGHSKEEVLEFEIKEFTELIHEINAIGL; translated from the coding sequence ATGGAGATTACTGCTGACGTGGGAGGCAATCCCGGAATAGATTGCAAAGGCTTCTGCACATATTGTTATTTCAAGAAAGTTAAAGAGACCCCTCCATTTGGATGCAAGTACTGTTTCCCTTTCAAAAAGGGTTGTGACTATTGCACCAGAGGTGTCAGGGAATCTTATTCCGGATTTAAACCCGGACAATATGTTTTCCAGGATCTATACCAGCGTCTTATGATGGCAGGTGACGATATTGAGAAAATCACTATTAGCGGTGGAGGCGATGTAAGCTGTTATCCGGATCTTATGGAGCTTGTAGCCAACATTGCCCAATTCGGTCTTCCGATACATCTGGGTTATACCAGTGGAAAAGGTTTCAGTAATGGAGATGAAGCAGAGTTCTTCATAGAATACGGAGTCACCGAAGTATCGTTCACAGTATTTGCAACGGATCCGGAACTCAGAAGAAAATACATGCGAGACCCTGAACCGGAAGCTGCACTTCAAGTATTGCGTCAATTCTGTCAGCATTGTGATGTTTATGCAGCTATTGTTCTCATTCCCGGAGTTAACGATGGTGAAGTACTTGACAAAACCCTCAGTGATCTTGAAGAAATGGGTGCAAAAGGTGCAATTCTCATGCGCTTTGCCAACAAAACAGAGGAAGGCCTCATACTGAACAATGCTCCTGTAATGGAAGGAATTGAAACACACAGCATTGAAGAGTTTGTAAACATTGTAAGGAATGCAGATTCAAAATATAATCTCCGTATAACAGGAACACCTCTTGAAGATCCACTTATCGGCTCTCCATATGCAATCAGAAATGAACCCGAAGCTCTTGCCAGGCTTCCTGAAATGCGCAAGGATGTAACAATCCTCAGCAGTCGAGCTTCTAAAGACAGGCTTCAGGAAGTTTTCACAAAACTTGGAAGTGCTGTAAACGTAGTTGCCGTGGACAAGGATATAGGCTGTCTTATAACCATTGAAGATGTGGAAAAACTGGACCTTGCGGATGTAAAGGAAACTGTCATAATTCCGGGAAGAGCATTTGTGCACGACCCTGAAGTAACTTCAGTTTTATCCCGTGACGGAGTATCCCGCTTTGTACGCAGGGGACCGGAAATGCTGACCTATGATGGTGAAATGTCAATTGGTCACAGCAAAGAAGAGGTTCTTGAATTTGAGATTAAAGAGTTCACAGAACTTATTCACGAAATAAATGCAATAGGTCTGTAA
- the mcrG gene encoding coenzyme-B sulfoethylthiotransferase subunit gamma: MAYELQYYPGATSVAENRRKHMSGKVEKLREISDDDLTLVLGHRAPGSDYPSTHPPLAEMGEPECSVREMVEPTPGAKAGDRVRYVQFVDSMYNGPSVPYVRSYSAAINFRGVDPGTLSGRQVVEARERDMEEVAKFQMETEMTCPALASLRGATVHGHSLRLPEDGVMFDMLDRCRKEGDSIIMHKDQVGRPIDKKVNLGKPMSPEEAAKRTTIYRVDNVAFRDDAEVIEWVHRVFDQRTTYGFKPEN, translated from the coding sequence ATGGCATATGAACTACAATATTATCCAGGAGCAACATCCGTTGCTGAAAACAGAAGAAAACACATGTCTGGTAAAGTCGAGAAGCTCAGAGAGATCTCCGACGATGACCTGACACTTGTTCTCGGACACCGTGCACCAGGTAGTGACTACCCAAGCACCCACCCACCACTCGCAGAAATGGGCGAGCCAGAGTGTTCAGTCAGAGAAATGGTAGAACCAACACCAGGCGCAAAAGCTGGTGACAGGGTAAGGTACGTACAGTTCGTTGACTCAATGTACAACGGTCCATCAGTACCATACGTAAGATCATACAGTGCAGCTATCAACTTCAGAGGTGTCGACCCAGGAACACTTTCCGGTCGTCAGGTCGTTGAAGCTCGTGAGAGAGACATGGAAGAAGTTGCAAAGTTCCAGATGGAAACTGAAATGACCTGCCCAGCACTCGCAAGTCTTAGAGGTGCAACAGTACACGGTCACTCACTCAGACTTCCTGAAGACGGTGTAATGTTCGACATGCTCGACAGGTGCAGAAAAGAAGGCGACTCAATCATTATGCACAAGGACCAGGTAGGAAGACCTATCGACAAGAAGGTAAACCTCGGCAAGCCAATGTCCCCAGAAGAGGCAGCAAAGAGGACAACCATCTACCGTGTCGACAATGTGGCATTCAGAGATGACGCAGAGGTCATCGAGTGGGTACACAGAGTATTCGACCAGAGAACCACATACGGATTCAAGCCGGAGAACTGA
- a CDS encoding winged helix-turn-helix domain-containing protein codes for MDITIAILKIAMDGAKKTQIVYGANLNSTIANKYLARLEEKQLIEHKGNIFVTTDKGRMYKDMASELDIR; via the coding sequence TTGGATATTACAATAGCCATTCTGAAAATAGCAATGGATGGAGCAAAAAAGACGCAGATCGTTTACGGAGCAAACCTAAATTCAACAATTGCAAACAAATATCTTGCAAGGCTTGAAGAAAAGCAGCTCATAGAACACAAAGGGAATATCTTTGTTACTACGGACAAAGGCAGAATGTATAAAGACATGGCCAGCGAACTTGATATTCGCTGA
- a CDS encoding fumarate hydratase has translation MSSQIDYDTVVSAVVDILEEAETVLPWDVVDALQKAASGESSPIAKEQLEAILKNIEIAAKNKVPMCQDTGILIFFVELGRDCRMDFRLEDAILEGVKKATESIPLRPNAVDPLTRSNSGNNTGDGIPDIKYELVDGSSIKITVAPKGAGSENMSSIKMLNPTEKDSIRNFVLETVLNASGKPCPPIVVGVGIGGSFDKSARLAKSALLRKVDEMDEEEKALLADINSLGIGPMGLGGKTTALAIHIKKAHCHTASLPVAVNIQCWANRHASVVLGGDK, from the coding sequence TTGTCAAGTCAAATTGATTATGATACTGTTGTATCTGCTGTTGTTGATATTTTAGAAGAGGCGGAGACTGTATTGCCCTGGGATGTTGTTGATGCACTGCAAAAAGCCGCATCCGGGGAATCATCTCCTATTGCAAAGGAACAGCTTGAAGCTATACTGAAAAACATTGAGATTGCAGCAAAGAATAAAGTGCCCATGTGTCAGGATACTGGCATACTTATATTCTTTGTTGAACTCGGCCGTGACTGCAGAATGGATTTCAGGCTAGAGGATGCTATTCTTGAAGGTGTGAAAAAGGCAACCGAATCAATACCACTGCGTCCAAATGCTGTTGACCCTTTAACCAGAAGCAACAGTGGAAATAATACCGGAGACGGAATTCCGGATATAAAATACGAACTTGTGGACGGCAGCAGTATTAAGATCACCGTGGCTCCAAAAGGTGCAGGTTCTGAGAATATGAGTTCCATAAAAATGCTCAATCCTACTGAAAAGGACAGTATACGCAATTTTGTACTGGAAACTGTCCTTAATGCAAGTGGAAAACCATGTCCTCCAATTGTTGTAGGTGTAGGTATTGGTGGCTCATTTGACAAATCTGCAAGACTTGCAAAGTCAGCCCTGCTTAGGAAAGTTGATGAAATGGATGAAGAAGAAAAAGCTCTGCTTGCAGACATAAATTCACTTGGAATAGGGCCAATGGGACTTGGAGGAAAAACAACCGCCCTGGCAATTCACATCAAAAAAGCACACTGCCATACAGCATCACTTCCGGTTGCTGTAAATATTCAATGCTGGGCAAATCGACATGCTTCAGTTGTTCTGGGTGGTGATAAGTAA
- a CDS encoding FumA C-terminus/TtdB family hydratase beta subunit yields the protein MEYKLNTPLTKEDVDKLKSGDIVYLSGTVFTARDEAHARILEMAEEKKQLPFDLEGAVIYHCGPLMKGKDGEWKVVAAGPTTSARMSKMTPSLLDIHEVRAFVGKGGMDNVTESMKGKSVYLAFTGGCAALAAMSIAKVTTVHWLDLGMPEAVWELKVENFGPLVVGIDSHENDLFTDVRKKALEAYSKIE from the coding sequence ATGGAATACAAACTCAATACACCGCTAACAAAGGAAGATGTTGATAAACTAAAATCAGGTGATATTGTTTATCTCAGCGGAACTGTTTTCACTGCAAGAGACGAAGCCCATGCAAGGATTCTTGAAATGGCAGAGGAAAAAAAGCAACTTCCATTTGACCTTGAAGGTGCAGTAATTTATCACTGTGGTCCTCTCATGAAAGGAAAAGACGGTGAGTGGAAAGTTGTCGCTGCCGGACCGACCACCAGTGCAAGAATGTCAAAAATGACACCTTCACTTCTGGATATTCATGAAGTGCGTGCATTTGTTGGAAAAGGCGGTATGGATAATGTGACAGAATCCATGAAGGGCAAATCAGTCTACCTTGCATTTACAGGAGGATGTGCAGCCCTTGCAGCCATGAGTATTGCAAAAGTAACCACAGTCCACTGGTTAGACCTTGGAATGCCAGAAGCTGTGTGGGAACTTAAAGTGGAGAATTTCGGTCCTCTGGTTGTGGGGATTGATTCTCACGAAAACGATCTTTTTACAGATGTAAGAAAAAAAGCACTGGAAGCTTATTCTAAAATCGAATAA
- a CDS encoding PEF-CTERM sorting domain-containing protein, which yields MKYLENRILSGVFTKTLAAAFIIMMFVGISAAAPMTFFGEDAGLGESTPLSSWPNADAAKDDFLSHLNGVGVEDLESFKDGDEAPLTVDFGAAGTATLNGTGEIETNIGSGRYPISGDNFWEATGDFSIEFSEAQVAFGFYGVDVGDFDGQLTVVYEDETTQTLTIPHTTNAYGGAVIYYGFIDLDHPFTKITFDNTMPGYDYFGFDDFTIGTKEQVNNNNNEIPEFPTVAIPMAGIIGMMFLFQRRKE from the coding sequence ATGAAATATTTAGAAAACAGAATACTTTCCGGAGTATTCACAAAAACCCTGGCTGCAGCATTCATCATTATGATGTTTGTAGGAATAAGTGCCGCAGCTCCAATGACATTTTTCGGAGAAGACGCAGGACTTGGGGAAAGTACACCCCTTTCAAGCTGGCCTAATGCTGATGCAGCAAAAGATGACTTCCTTTCACACCTCAATGGTGTAGGTGTAGAGGATCTGGAAAGCTTTAAAGACGGTGATGAGGCACCACTAACAGTGGACTTTGGAGCAGCAGGAACCGCAACATTGAACGGTACAGGTGAAATTGAAACCAATATCGGTTCTGGCAGGTATCCAATATCCGGGGACAACTTCTGGGAAGCAACTGGTGATTTCTCCATAGAATTCTCAGAGGCCCAGGTTGCATTCGGATTTTATGGTGTCGATGTAGGTGACTTTGATGGACAACTTACAGTAGTATACGAAGATGAAACCACTCAGACACTTACCATTCCCCACACAACAAATGCCTATGGTGGAGCTGTAATCTACTATGGTTTCATTGATCTGGATCATCCATTCACAAAAATCACATTCGATAATACTATGCCAGGATACGACTACTTTGGATTCGATGACTTTACCATTGGAACAAAAGAACAAGTCAACAATAACAACAACGAAATTCCTGAGTTCCCAACCGTTGCTATCCCAATGGCAGGAATAATTGGAATGATGTTCCTCTTCCAGCGCAGGAAAGAGTAA